From Cygnus atratus isolate AKBS03 ecotype Queensland, Australia chromosome 1, CAtr_DNAZoo_HiC_assembly, whole genome shotgun sequence, the proteins below share one genomic window:
- the LOC118250616 gene encoding histone H2B 7 has product MPEPAKSAPAPKKGSKKAVTKTQKKGDKKRKRARKESYSIYVYKVLKQVHPDTGISSKAMSIMNSFVNDIFERIAGEASRLAHYNKRATITSREIQTAVRLLLPGELAKHAVSEGTKAVTKYTSSK; this is encoded by the coding sequence ATGCCTGAGCCGGCGAAGTCTGCCCCAGCACCTAAGAAGGGCTCCAAGAAAGCCGTCACCAAGACCCAGAAGAAGGGcgacaagaaaagaaagagagcacGGAAGGAGAGCTACTCGATCTACGTGTACAAGGTGCTGAAGCAGGTGCACCCCGACACAGGCATCTCATCTAAAGCCATGAGTATCATGAATTCTTTCGTCAACGACATCTTCGAGCGCATCGCTGGTGAGGCGTCGCGCCTGGCGCACTACAACAAGCGTGCGACCATCACCTCGCGGGAGATCCAGACGGCCGTGCGGCTCCTGCTGCCCGGCGAGCTGGCCAAGCACGCCGTCTCCGAGGGCACCAAGGCGGTCACCAAGTACACCAGCTCCAAGTAA
- the LOC126913140 gene encoding histone H4: MSGRGKGGKGLGKGGAKRHRKVLRDNIQGITKPAIRRLARRGGVKRISGLIYEETRGVLKVFLENVIRDAVTYTEHAKRKTVTAMDVVYALKRQGRTLYGFGG; the protein is encoded by the coding sequence ATGTCTGGGAGAGGCAAGGGCGGGAAGGGGCTCGGCAAGGGGGGCGCCAAGCGGCACCGCAAGGTGCTGCGCGACAACATCCAGGGCATCACCAAGCCGGCCATCCGGCGCCtggcgcggcgcggcggcgtCAAGCGCATCTCGGGGCTCATCTACGAGGAGACGCGCGGCGTGCTCAAGGTCTTCCTGGAGAACGTGATCCGCGACGCCGTCACCTACACCGAGCACGCCAAGCGCAAGACGGTCACGGCCATGGACGTGGTCTACGCCCTCAAGCGCCAGGGACGCACCCTCTACGGCTTCGGCGGCTAA